The stretch of DNA AAGATTCTGGAACAATGGAATACACACGGTGTTAAACTAAACGAAACACTGGACAAAGTGTACGAAATAGAAGTTCAGCAGACTAAGATAGGAAGCCAACTGGAAAACAAATTGCAGAATTGCCAGTTAGAACAGTCAAatgtggaaaaaaaattacaaatgctACAAGCCAATATTGAAAGCCAACAAGAATACCTTCAGAAGATTTTAGCACAAGTACATTTATTGAGCTTTTACATTGAAGACAGAAAAACTGCAAGTTATAACGATGCAAAAAATGCCTGTCGTGACATAGGCGGTCAACTCGCGACCGTTACAAGTGAACAAGAACTTGTTGCTCTCGAAGGGAAGCTTAAAACAAATGCGTTATACTGGTTAGGCATCAACGATCTGGCCAAAAACGGAGAGTACGTGTTTTTAGATTCCGGAaagaaacaaacatttttcaaatgggACGATTCCCAACCAGACGGCATACGTAAAAATGAGCACTGCGTGGGACTTTACAATTACAAAATGCACGATTTTCCGTGCTCAGATGACTACCATTTCATTTGTCAGACTAAAATTTGGTAgttctttatttaattgaaaaggaaaataaaatgatttatttaacatttctattatttctttattggtTGATGTGTGATTGTGGATTTTAAAGATGTTTTTCAGAATAGTTCTGTATTGCTTTCTTGGCAAAGAGCTCTACAAATGTATCTTATTAGCTCATTTTTATCCAGTTTTCTTATCTCTTTATGCTTTCTTTGCGGTCGGCTGCCCACTTGAGTGAAAGTGGGTGGCAAAGTTATGAGgaatgcaggaaaaatgcCAAGTGGAGAGCCACTTCTCCCCCTTCCCATGCTTCTCCTTATACCCACACCACCACATGCACACCGCTCTGGGCCCTCAAAATTACactcacacagacacacacacttagTGGCTGGGCAAATGTTTGCGCTTGTGTGCACGGCCGCGAGAACTGGCTACCGTTATTATCCATTTGATTAGAGAAAACACAACATTTTGGCCTAATTAGAGTCGGAATGTCAAAACATTGACTTTGGCTATTTGGCCGGACATCAAAGAGGAGCAGCACTTGAGTTCCGATGGCCAAGGGGAAGGAATGGGAAAGAAGGGGCAGCGAAAACAGACTCGAGAACAGCCAAGTCAACAGCAACAAAGCCAAGGACGAGGTCGAGTGCGAGGACAAACCATTCAAATGGCCCAAAGCCCAATGCCCAACCCACACCCGAACCCATGGCTTTCCCAATGAAGTGCACAAAAAACGACTTCAAGTACTTGGCCATTTTGGTTGTTTCCACTCCACATCCCACTACTTTCGCCGTTTCCTCCCCTCTCCATTTTTGCCAATGTAAACACATTTGATATCcagcaaaaacaagaaaaagatGGAGCAGGCCAGGGGCGTAGGAGAAATGTATACTTAGGGGGTTACATAAATTACTCTTAAAATaagtttcataaaaaattgaatgtaaGTAAAGACCCAAAACCTCtcttcatatatttgttttaaaactgtCCAACTGTCtcgaaaacttattttaatctactaaataataaataatgtctttaaaaaaataagttattgcTAGAAATATCCCCTTTTCTACGCCACTGCCACAAAATGGCAGTTAGAAAGGAAGAAAGATTTAATTCGCAACAACAATGCGGGTGAGCAGTCAGCAGTGAGCAGTGGAGCCTTAAAAGGACGAGCGAGAGATTGATTTTGCACTCATTTGATATTCCTTGCTGACCGCTGAATCAAACGGGATTTTTGCCTGCCATCCGATTTGTTGGCTTCTTGTCTCCATCGTCCTTTTTGTTCTCTCTTGGTCCTTCGGCAAGCAGTGCAATAATTTCCCGTTAGCCGCTCACTAAATGCAAGCAAATTTTGTCATTTGGCCGGGACGTGAGTTGGTTGCCCAAGGACCTCTTCGCACAGGACCTCTCGCATTAGAGCGAGCTAGACGTTGGCTGTTAGTCGGCAGACTAAACTTTTCCAACCTGCAAACTCCAAGCAATTTCATTATGCTTACACCACTCAAACGCACAAAATTATACCAGTGTGTTCACCTCAGCCAGTTTCGTAGGCACTTTAAGAAATGACGGATCTTTTCATAAACATTTctgataattaaaaataagaaatatctgAACTTTTAAACGACATTtggaaaatatctttaaaatgaaGGAAGATTTGTATAacatattttatcaaaatccgTTGAAggcaaataatatatttttaatgtaaacattaaataatttatatttctggTACGAACGAATTTCCAGTGTAAGATGCAGTAAGTGACAGAAGTTCcttttcggtttcagtttgaGTTTGGGCTTGAGGTCGCCACTGGTGGAAGATCCCAGGCACGTAGCTCCCTGAGCATCCCCAAACTCTACAACCTCCCCACGCTGTCGTCGCTAAGTCCTTTATAATAAATAGTTGAGTCACTTAAGGGGATTAATGTTGAAATTAGTTTATGCCAATGAGATTAGGCATGACATGCCGAATGCCAAGTTCATGTCGGTTGAGAACTGAATCTAGTCGCAGATGTAAATGGAATTTTCTTCATATGTGCCAgattcaaaaaaccaaaaagtaaTTTTCCCCGATATCATCGTCTACTATCAGCTTTTCATTATCTCTTTGGGTTTAATCCAGTTTGTGAGTGCACAAAAATGTTTGCTAATAGAGTGGTCAAATCTGCATACTATCTAATGGTTTTTTCGATTACGATCTATAAATAGATCGTTAGTGACGTCATTGGTTTACGCTCTCATTTCATAATAAAGTGCAAAGTTGCAAAGCTGATGTGgttcttaaatgttttttagccATAGCCTTTGCAATAATACAATGTTTATAGTTCTTATAGATagaactctttttttatatgcATGTGACTTGAAATGCTAATTGATAAGCAAACGAGCTCTCTTAATGCTTTCGCTTTTTCTCCCTTTATCAGGTAGACCCATGCACACATCTACGAATTTTGCCGGTTCTTGTTCTCCCGCTTTATATGTATCTCTCTGTAGATAAATATGGTATATATAAGCAAAGAGAGcgctttttgtttatttcagtTGCGTTTCGGCTGTTGACTGGCGAAGACGCTCTCTGAATTTTTGGAAGCTCCCCCCCTGATTGTAGAACCCTCGGAACCCCCTACTCCCAAACTAAATCCAAGAGATTCCGTCATGGTTTTCGTGGAGTTCCTGATATTCGTGGCCTTCATCGGCTTGCTGCTGTACAAGTGGTCTGTCCATAGCTTTGGCTACTTCTTGAAAAGGGGCGTGGCCCACGAGAAGCCCATTCCCCTGTTGGGTAATATTCCCTGGTCGGTGATGATGGGCAAGGAGTCGTACATAAGGCACAGGTAAGTTGAGAGAGCACACAAAACTCCATCGGTTATATAATGCTATAATGTTCTATAGCGTTGAAATGCATTCGCGGCTGAAGCAGAACAAGGTCTATGGAGTCTACAACCTGCGCGATCCTCTGTACTATCTCGCCGATCCGGAACTCATCCGTCAGGTGGGCATCAAGAGCTTCGATACCTTCGCCAACCATCGCAAGGGTATCACCGACGGACCCAACGATACCAGTGTGATGTCCAAGAGTTTGCTCAGTCTGCGGGATCGTCGCTGGAAGCAGATGCGCAGCACCTTGACGCCCACCTTCACGAGTCTCAAGATCCGCCAGATGTTCGAGCTGATCCACTACTGCAACGTGGAGGCAGTGGACTTTTTGCAGCGCCAACTGGATGAGGGCAGTTCGGAACTGGAGCTGAAGGACTTCTTCACGCGTTACACCAACGACGTGATTGCCACGGCCGCCTTTGGCATCCAGGTGAATTCCTTCAAGGATCCCAACAACGAGTTCTTCTCCATCGGGCAGCGCATCTCGGAGTTCAGTTTCTGGGGCGGACTCAAAGTTATGTTCTACATTCTGATGCCCAAGTTGATGAAGGTAAGATATGTTATACTAACTattattttatcaaataattattaattttggatTTGCTTAGTAGTTGtatgatatttttctgaaaataatcattatttctaggcactatttttttttaacgctaCAAATAATGATCTTTTACATCAATAagtacacagagagaattctgacgttctcatctgagttgaaaatgttcttaaaaatataaatgccttttttaagttaaaaatgttctaaatgtGCTTCAATTAAGTTAAATTGGTTCTTAAAATCTAGTTGAGCTTAGAATGTTCTTTAAATAAGAAcgaaatgttattattttaccacagggttcttaaatcaaatcgattttgttctcaaaaaccaCAATCCCTCAAAATGTTCTCAGTTTGAGAACGAAAAGGACTAAAGaatgaacaaaaattaagttgcatTTCAACTTAAAGTGATTCAAAACTCTATTCTCTAATTTTTATGGATTTCCTAGAAAGCGTTAGGATGTTTTCGTTTGACACCTAGCACGCATTAGGCCATTGTATTAtaatacaattattattattcttcacTAACTTTCAGGCCCTGCGAGTTCCCGTGATGGACATGAACAACGTGGACTACTTCAAGAAACTGGTCTTCGATGCCATGAAGTATCGCAAGGAGCAGAGCATCGTGCGCCCCGACATGATCCACCTGCTGATGGAGGCCCAGCGGCAGTTCAGGAAGGATCAAGAGGGAGCCAAGGAATCGCAGGAGGAGCAAGGAGCCGAGTTCAACGACGAGGACCTGCTGGCCCAGTGCCTTCTGTTCTTCTCGGCGGGCTTCGAAACGGTGTCCACCTGCCTGAGCTTCACCAGCTACGAACTGCTGATGAATCCCGCGGTGCAGGACAAGCTCTACGAGGAGATCCTGGCCGTGAAGGAGGAGCTGGGCGATAGGCCTCTGGACTACGACACCCTGATGGGCATGAAGTATCTGGATTGCGTGGTCTCCGAGTCGCTGAGGAAGTGGCCACCGGCCTGGGTTCTGGACAGGATGTGTGCGGCTGACTTCGAACTGAAGGACGAGGAGGGACAGCTGGTGCTGCAATTGCGCAAGGACGACCTGGTGCACATTCCCGTGGTGGCACTGCATCACGATCCGGACAACTTCCCGCAGCCCGAGGAATTCCGACCAGAGCGCTTCGACGAGGAGCACAAGCACGAGATCCGGCAGTTCACCTACCTGCCCTTTGGCGTGGGCCAGCGCAGCTGCATCGGCAACCGGATGGCCCTCATGGAGGTCAAGTCGCTGATCTTCCAGTTGCTCCTAAGGTATAGACTGAAGCCCACGGACCGCACTTCCAAGGACATGATGGCCAGCATTGCCGGCTTTCGAATGATGCCGCGGGAATTGTTCTGGTGCAAACTGGAGTCCCGTGGCTCCGCTTAATTAATATTACTTCCCCAGACACATGCatccttataaatattaataaaaagaatggtagatggtggagaaaaaacgaaacaaaaagcgTGGCAATTTATTTCATCTGGACACCCTTGTGTTGACAAATTTGTCGCGGCCATGTTTCATTTTCCATTCGCTTTGTTTTCCCCGGGCTTTCACATTTCCCTGcttcccattttccccactTTCCCAGCTTTAAAGCCGATGTCAGGGGCAGAGATTCCCAGTTAGGAGCAGGCGACAAGCCACGTCATAATACTGTCAGGACATGATGGCCTCGTCCAACCACCCAGGTTGTATGTGGTGCGGTTACACCGCATAAAACAACATGGTGGGTGGGTGATGGCATACGCCACACACTCACATTCACCCACCCACTCAcgccctcacacacacacacacataggaCATTAAGGATTATTTATTGGGAGTTATTTTTCAGGCGGCATTAAAATTTTTCGGTACAATATGAATTATATTACACTCGTGTCATAAACTCGCTGTCGCAGAGCAGCAAATTTCGGTGTGTGGGCCAGGAAAATCTTTCCCACCCCCCATAAATTGActgccaaaaagtatgcagtaaagAAAAAGGCAGATAATTAACACCAATCTGTGCTCCAAGGATCCCTGCCAAGGATCCAATCGACATTGATATTGATGGACACCGAGAAGACAAAGCTGGTAAACGGAAAAAATATGCTGTTTGTCTTTGGGTCATTGAAATGCAGGAACCAAAGAGAAAACCTCTGTTTCAATTGTAATACTCAGCATTTCTGTTTTCTTTCTACATTTCTCCCCTTTTCGATATCTCCAGGGATCTTAAAGCATTGGAAAAAGTGAATCACAATAAACGTTTGGTGTTTTGATTGTTTCTTTAAGattcaagaatatttaaaaatatattttattgtgttttgtttactttttctaTCTACTATACTTTTccccatttaaataataagcTAAACTTCTAGGCTCTTCGTAATATCCTATCTTTTTTATTACCCTCTAGTTCCAGCAATATTGCTAACCTGCTTAGTTTTATCTTCACTTTTATGCGTActtttaatgtcaaatttgtTTCGCACAATCCTCATACCCATAAAAAAGATTAGTTTGAAGAACTTGGCCCCAAGTTTCTGCATCTTTTGACGGCCATGTTGGGAAGGTGGTCAAATCCGGAGCACGCCTATGGTCATTAGGCTGGGCAACCCAGGGCAATAAAAAAGCAAAGGCAATTACCAGATATGGTACATGTACACATACACTCACTCGTACAACCATTATTCGCACAATGTAACGCACGTAATTAGTTGCATATAACTTGGGGCCCCGAGCTTCGTAAAACTTTCAACGCGCTTCAAATTAGttgaatgtttttttattggcaGGGCagccttgttgttgttgacgtCCTCGCTGCAACAATGTTGTTGGCCAGCCCATCAGGCCATGCAAAAACGAGTCTGGTTGGATTGAGTCACATGCGGAGGAGCAAATAAGCCGGCGGCAATCCCAAAACATATATGCCATATGGATGCGGATGGCTGTGTGTAAGTCTGCCACAATATTTGCTTAAAAATGAGgcgaaggcaaaggcaaagggaAAGGCAATGGCAAAGTGGAATTAAAGCGAAAAGTTTGCGAGATGCTGGCGGGGATAACTAAGCAAACGCTTTGCGGTTCTGCCCGTTCGTTTTATGGCCAAAGTTTTCCCAGTTACCCGGTTTTCCGCCGCCGGCAGCTTCAAGTTTCCAGAATCTCCTTCGGTTTTGTGGGTGGACTCGGGTGCATTTGAATCTCGCCCCTCGCCTTGtcaacgctgcgtatgcgtaatctTCAGATGccaacgctgcgtatgcgtaatctGGAAAACGTCATAAGCTGTGGCGACACCAGCAGAGCTATTTCCACTCTTCTGTCTTCTATTTTCTGCTTTCCTCTCCTGctgctttttttgttgttttgttcaCAGCAACCTTATCAATCAATTCACCCACACAAATGTGTGTTCGTAGGTTGGCTAACCTATATATGGTATGTGGAATACATAGATGGTTCTGAGCAGAGCAGAGGTCATAAAGAAACTTTGGCGCCGCGACCGCCAGACGCCACCAGGAGCATTAAATTTTCTCCCCGCAGACGGAaaataagtataaaaaaagaagagaggaaaaacagaacagaaataaaataaaaatgtgggaAAGCAGGAGAATAGGAGAATGAGAATGGCTGAATAACAGCGATGACGACGATACAATGATAATGCCAAGAACAATAAGACGAGGCGGCAGCCAAAAGAAGGAGAAGGCGAGTCGAGAATGCTGAGCATTAACAATTTGGCAAAATACAATGGCAAACTGTCGCACACGAATTTTCCCCCTTATCtgcttttcccccttttttctagattttcgACGCTTTTCCTACGCTTTTCTCAGCTCCAGCTGAGATGCGTTTTGCGATAAGCACGAAGCGGTGGCGTTTGgttggctgtgtgtgtgtcaagTGTTTTCCCTCGTGTATGTGTACTTTTCGGTGGAAACTCCAAGTCCTGGTGTTCAATCATCGAACCCCAAAGGCCGTGACAAATGGATAATTATAAACGCTGAACGGTAATGCCTATTATTTGGAAAATTGTACTAATTGTGTGCAATTCTTATttgggtatttattttttagaactcAAACTAAGgagaatattttgaaaaaagttacATAACAAATAATTCCATGTTGTAAGTTTGAATACTAATATAAAAGCTTTTTGGGTCAAATAAAATTACGCCATGCACTCTAACTAATAAGCATAGCAGCCCCAGCCCCTTAGTAAAATTCCAACTTTATATGCTTTAATGGCCTTCAATGTCACAATATGCAGGGACAATAACGATGCTAAAGTCCCCATATTCAGAAACTATGT from Drosophila takahashii strain IR98-3 E-12201 chromosome 2R, DtakHiC1v2, whole genome shotgun sequence encodes:
- the Cyp9c1 gene encoding cytochrome P450 9c1, encoding MVFVEFLIFVAFIGLLLYKWSVHSFGYFLKRGVAHEKPIPLLGNIPWSVMMGKESYIRHSVEMHSRLKQNKVYGVYNLRDPLYYLADPELIRQVGIKSFDTFANHRKGITDGPNDTSVMSKSLLSLRDRRWKQMRSTLTPTFTSLKIRQMFELIHYCNVEAVDFLQRQLDEGSSELELKDFFTRYTNDVIATAAFGIQVNSFKDPNNEFFSIGQRISEFSFWGGLKVMFYILMPKLMKALRVPVMDMNNVDYFKKLVFDAMKYRKEQSIVRPDMIHLLMEAQRQFRKDQEGAKESQEEQGAEFNDEDLLAQCLLFFSAGFETVSTCLSFTSYELLMNPAVQDKLYEEILAVKEELGDRPLDYDTLMGMKYLDCVVSESLRKWPPAWVLDRMCAADFELKDEEGQLVLQLRKDDLVHIPVVALHHDPDNFPQPEEFRPERFDEEHKHEIRQFTYLPFGVGQRSCIGNRMALMEVKSLIFQLLLRYRLKPTDRTSKDMMASIAGFRMMPRELFWCKLESRGSA